A single window of Corythoichthys intestinalis isolate RoL2023-P3 chromosome 21, ASM3026506v1, whole genome shotgun sequence DNA harbors:
- the LOC130909424 gene encoding urotensin-2 receptor: MTTVSMESVKVLVERSANATEPPQSSHEDPAATAAIGTILSVMFLVGVLGNIYTLVVMCHSMRSAASMYIYIINLALADLMYLLTIPFVVCTHFLKRWYFGDVGCRILISVDFLTMHASIFTLTVMSTERYLAVLKPLDTVKRSKKYRKAIAVLVWGASLILTLPMIVSIQLTEMGGKAMCLPTLSALSYKIYITFLFCTSIVAPGLIIGYLYIQLARTYWVSQTVTFKTTNKLPNLKVLYLIFTIVLLFWACFLPFWIWQLLGQYHPSLPLSSTAKRNINYLTTCLTYSNSCINPFLYTLLTKNYKDYVRKHNRSWSAGSFFDRRGRWQRSPRRSPSASSQQCTESFMLTHTASLRAHNSSL; this comes from the exons ATGACGACGGTGTCCATGGAATCTGTCAAAGTCCTGGTTGAAAGGAGCGCCAATGCCACCGAACCCCCTCAGAGCTCCCACGAGGACCCGGCCGCCACCGCCGCCATCGGCACCATTCTCTCTGTCATGTTTCTTGTGGGAGTCTTGGGAAACATCTACACCCTGGTGGTGATGTGCCATTCCATGCGGAGCGCGGCCTCCATGTACATTTATATCATAAACCTAGCTTTGGCGGATCTGATGTATCTCCTCACCATCCCCTTTGTAGTTTGCACACACTTCCTCAAGCGCTGGTACTTTGGGGACGTGGGCTGTCGGATCCTCATTAGCGTGGACTTTCTAACCATGCACGCCAGCATCTTCACGCTGACAGTCATGAGCACCGAGCGCTACTTGGCAGTCCTCAAGCCATTGGATACGGTGAAGCGCTCGAAAAAGTACCGGAAAGCTATCGCCGTGCTGGTTTGGGGCGCCTCTTTGATTCTGACTTTACCAATGATCGTAAGCATTCAGCTGACCGAGATGGGCGGCAAGGCTATGTGTCTTCCTACCTTGTCGGCCCTGTCCTACAAGATTTACATCACCTTCCTGTTTTGCACAAGCATTGTTGCTCCGGGTCTGATCATTGGTTACCTCTACATCCAGCTTGCTCGGACTTACTGGGTTTCGCAGACTGTGACCTTCAAAACGACCAATAAGCTTCCTAATCTGAAG GTTCTCTACCTGATTTTCACCATTGTGCTCCTGTTTTGGGCATGTTTCTTGCCTTTTTGGATCTGGCAACTCCTGGGTCAGTACCATCCGTCACTGCCCCTGTCCTCCACGGCCAAGCGCAACATCAATTACCTGACAACATGTCTGACGTACTCCAACAGCTGCATAAACCCCTTCCTATACACACTGCTTACCAAGAACTACAAGGACTACGTGAGGAAACACAACCGGTCGTGGTCGGCCGGGAGTTTTTTTGACAGGAGGGGGCGTTGGCAGCGCTCGCCGCGCAGGTCGCCGTCCGCGAGCAGTCAGCAGTGTACGGAGAGCTTCATGCTCACGCACACGGCGTCCTTGCGTGCACATAACAGCAGCTTGTGA